A part of Astyanax mexicanus isolate ESR-SI-001 chromosome 2, AstMex3_surface, whole genome shotgun sequence genomic DNA contains:
- the stc2a gene encoding stanniocalcin-2a, producing MLIAVLLLVLSVTARAHGGGGAAADTADAHEAHAEKAASQKGRLSLQNTAEIQHCLVNAGDVGCGVFECFENNSCEIRGLQEICMTFLHNAGKFDSQGKSFIKDALKCMAHGLRHKFSCISRKCLAIKDMVFQLQRECYMKHNLCSAAKDNVNVIVEMIHFQDLFPKGPYVELVNILLGCGEEVKEAIGRSVRAQCEQHWGALCDTLSFCPERRPAAPSHPEHEHPKGPRQVEKEKPGKGGSGTHPRSRGQGSRRASLDAAMAEQEEPETTDIRR from the exons ATGCTGATAGCGGTGCTGCTGCTCGTGCTCTCCGTGACGGCGCGAGCGCACGGCGGCGGCGGAGCAGCAGCGGATACGGCTGACGCGCACGAGGCTCACGCGGAGAAAGCCGCGAGCCAGAAAGGCCGGCTGTCCCTGCAGAACACAG ccgAGATCCAGCACTGCCTGGTGAACGCTGGTGACGTGGGCTGCGGCGTGTTCGAGTGCTTCGAGAACAACTCGTGTGAAATCCGGGGACTGCAGGAGATCTGCATGACCTTCTTGCACAACGCCGGCAAGTTCGACTCCCAG GGCAAGTCTTTCATCAAAGATGCTCTGAAGTGCATGGCCCACGGCCTGAGACACAAGTTCAGCTGCATCAGTCGAAAATGCCTGGCCATAAAGGACATGGTGTTCCAGCTGCAGCGAGAGTGCTACATGAAGCACAACTTGTGTTCGGCGGCTAAAGACAACGTTAATGTCATCGTGGAGATGATACACTTCCAAGACTTATTCCCTAAAGG gccGTATGTGGAGCTGGTGAACATCCTGCTGGGCTGTGGAGAGGAGGTGAAGGAGGCTATAGGGCGAAGTGTGCGCGCTCAGTGTGAGCAGCATTGGGGTGCTCTCTGCGACACTCTGAGCTTCTGTCCCGAGCGCCGCCCTGCAGCCCCCTCACACCCTGAACACGAGCACCCCAAAGGCCCGCGCCAGGTCGAGAAAGAGAAACCTGGGAAAGGGGGCTCGGGAACCCACCCCCGGAGCCGTGGCCAGGGCTCGCGGAGGGCCAGCCTGGACGCTGCCATGGCCGAACAGGAGGAGCCTGAGACCACTGACATCCGGAGGTGA